One window of Rhodothermales bacterium genomic DNA carries:
- a CDS encoding M23 family metallopeptidase, whose amino-acid sequence MDLHPSAFGRVLALVALGLLALATLVRTDVAAPRAGAQLAGAAHRAVIVPSVPIRRASVPTTAPTDEPAEIVLKVKPLATPASPTATLPPLAPPPYPLIIPVVGIEPGDLVDTFGDPRDSTRVHRAIDILAPTGTPVVAVADGHIIRKHTSGLGGLTVYQVGPDSAWVFYYAHLDRYADGLRAGQAVAQGDTLGYVGETGNAPIPHLHFAVWKARPGSQRLWGGRAINPYTLLAR is encoded by the coding sequence ATGGACCTCCACCCCTCGGCCTTCGGGCGCGTGCTCGCGCTCGTCGCGCTCGGCCTCCTCGCCCTCGCCACGCTTGTGCGGACGGACGTCGCTGCACCCCGCGCCGGCGCGCAGCTCGCCGGCGCTGCCCACCGGGCCGTCATCGTACCGTCGGTCCCAATCCGCCGCGCGTCCGTACCGACGACGGCGCCCACCGACGAGCCCGCAGAGATCGTGCTGAAGGTGAAGCCCCTCGCCACGCCCGCCTCGCCGACGGCTACCCTGCCCCCGCTCGCACCGCCGCCCTACCCACTCATCATCCCCGTCGTAGGCATCGAGCCGGGCGATCTCGTCGACACGTTCGGCGACCCGCGCGACAGCACGCGCGTCCACCGCGCCATCGACATCCTCGCGCCGACGGGGACGCCGGTCGTGGCCGTCGCCGATGGGCACATCATCCGCAAGCACACGAGCGGGCTCGGCGGGCTCACGGTGTACCAGGTCGGCCCGGACAGCGCATGGGTGTTCTACTACGCCCACCTCGACCGCTACGCCGACGGGCTCCGCGCCGGGCAGGCCGTGGCGCAGGGCGACACCCTCGGCTACGTCGGCGAGACGGGGAACGCGCCGATCCCGCACCTCCACTTCGCCGTGTGGAAAGCGCGCCCCGGCAGCCAGCGGCTCTGGGGCGGCCGGGCCATCAATCCGTACACACTCCTCGCGCGCTAG
- a CDS encoding LysM peptidoglycan-binding domain-containing protein — MKAILCALLLLVFAAPTRAQSLEDKLEHARTVARARIVLAEDAALRSFTFQPSVSGDVLTLAGTVETQAQKERAGELVRGIEGVRSVVNTVRVANASGPDLTDLPPAPPPTAAERAAAEAQPEPEPEKVFHTVKSGDTVGAIARRYGVSIREVQRLNGLRGSTIRIGQRLRVK; from the coding sequence ATGAAAGCGATCCTCTGCGCGCTCCTCCTCCTCGTGTTCGCCGCCCCCACGCGGGCGCAGTCGCTGGAGGACAAGCTGGAGCATGCGCGGACCGTGGCGCGGGCGCGGATCGTGCTCGCGGAGGACGCGGCGCTGCGGTCCTTCACCTTTCAGCCGAGCGTGAGCGGCGACGTGCTGACGCTCGCCGGGACCGTCGAGACGCAGGCGCAGAAGGAGCGGGCGGGCGAGCTGGTGAGAGGCATCGAGGGCGTCCGCTCCGTCGTCAACACCGTCCGTGTGGCGAATGCGTCGGGGCCGGATCTGACGGATTTGCCCCCGGCGCCCCCGCCCACGGCGGCGGAGAGAGCGGCGGCCGAGGCGCAACCGGAGCCCGAGCCCGAGAAGGTCTTCCACACGGTCAAAAGCGGCGACACCGTTGGGGCGATCGCACGGCGCTACGGCGTCTCGATCCGGGAGGTGCAGCGGCTCAACGGGCTGCGCGGCTCGACGATCCGCATTGGACAGCGGCTCCGCGTAAAATGA
- a CDS encoding di-trans,poly-cis-decaprenylcistransferase has translation MNTHSELHVALIMDGNGRWAQARGGPRTDGHRAGVETVRRIVEAAPGLGLGTLSLYAFSSDNWKRPAVEVAALMGLLRRFLTAEIARLKRGDVRLSVIGRRDRLPSSVRAAIARAEWETRRGSGLHLRIAVDYSARDALCRAAASVGDATTRADFTDALAAAMHSPSAPDVDLLVRTGGEQRLSDFLLWECAYAELLFVPTLWPDFTAADLAAAVADFRRRTRRFGGLGGASERGAVPHAGAARCAPTDAVGAG, from the coding sequence ATGAATACACATAGCGAACTCCACGTCGCCCTCATCATGGACGGCAACGGCCGCTGGGCGCAGGCGCGCGGCGGCCCCCGCACCGACGGCCACCGCGCCGGCGTCGAGACCGTGCGGCGCATCGTCGAGGCCGCGCCGGGGCTCGGGCTGGGGACGCTCTCGCTCTACGCGTTCTCGTCGGACAACTGGAAGCGGCCGGCGGTGGAAGTGGCGGCGCTGATGGGGCTGCTCCGCCGGTTCCTCACGGCCGAGATCGCCCGGCTCAAACGCGGCGACGTACGGCTGAGCGTGATCGGCCGGCGCGACCGACTGCCGTCGTCGGTGCGGGCAGCGATCGCACGGGCGGAGTGGGAGACGCGGCGCGGGAGCGGGCTGCACCTCCGCATCGCCGTGGACTACTCGGCGCGGGACGCCCTCTGCCGGGCCGCCGCGTCGGTGGGCGACGCCACCACGCGGGCCGACTTCACCGACGCCCTCGCTGCGGCGATGCATAGCCCGAGCGCGCCCGACGTGGACCTCCTCGTTCGCACCGGCGGCGAGCAGCGGCTGAGCGACTTCCTGCTGTGGGAGTGCGCCTACGCCGAACTCCTGTTCGTCCCGACGCTCTGGCCCGACTTCACCGCCGCCGACCTCGCCGCCGCCGTCGCCGACTTCCGCCGCCGGACGCGGCGCTTCGGCGGGCTCGGCGGTGCTTCCGAACGGGGTGCGGTGCCTCACGCGGGCGCAGCACGTTGCGCCCCTACGGATGCCGTGGGCGCAGGCTGA
- a CDS encoding DUF2911 domain-containing protein yields MRRLLLLILALPLFGPAMAQDRAAFVTTLGADTLAVERFWQTEDGVEADVVLRTPRTTRTQYRLTLDADGDVARYEAVTRTPGEDEPTRRVVAEPEGDSLVVRVTEGAEMGTRRVVRVAGALPFIDMVHWPFELMLTRAAGRDIAQPLFTERGTLDFEVGTDAAGRRTVTHPFRGTMTVETDAEGRLQSLDAGATTRALTVTRTDGVDLDALTDRFAARDAAGQPFGPLSGRGETTAQVGGATISVDYGQPARRGRDLFGALVPWGELWRTGANRATHLTTDRDLVLGGLAVPAGQYTLFTIPEPDGGVLIVNRETGQNGNSYDPSRDLGRVPMTRSERAESVEPFTIEVAETADGGALRLVWGNDAFTVPFSVAE; encoded by the coding sequence ATGCGCCGCCTGCTCCTGCTGATCCTCGCCCTCCCGCTCTTCGGTCCTGCCATGGCTCAGGACCGCGCCGCCTTCGTTACCACGCTCGGCGCGGACACGCTCGCCGTCGAGCGCTTCTGGCAGACGGAGGACGGGGTGGAGGCGGACGTCGTCCTCCGCACGCCGCGCACCACCCGTACGCAGTACCGACTTACCCTCGACGCCGATGGCGATGTCGCCCGCTACGAGGCCGTCACGCGCACGCCCGGCGAGGACGAGCCGACGCGCCGCGTCGTCGCCGAGCCCGAGGGCGACAGCCTTGTGGTCCGCGTCACGGAGGGCGCGGAGATGGGCACACGCCGCGTCGTCCGCGTCGCCGGCGCGCTGCCGTTCATCGACATGGTCCACTGGCCGTTCGAGCTGATGCTCACGCGTGCGGCCGGGCGGGACATCGCGCAGCCGCTCTTCACCGAGCGCGGCACGCTCGATTTCGAGGTCGGCACCGACGCGGCCGGGCGGCGGACGGTGACGCACCCGTTCCGCGGCACGATGACGGTCGAGACCGATGCCGAGGGCCGTCTCCAATCGCTCGACGCGGGCGCGACCACGCGCGCCCTCACGGTTACGCGCACGGACGGCGTAGACCTCGACGCGCTCACCGATCGGTTCGCCGCACGCGATGCCGCCGGGCAGCCGTTCGGCCCGCTCTCCGGCCGTGGCGAGACGACCGCGCAGGTCGGCGGCGCAACGATCTCGGTGGACTACGGGCAGCCTGCCCGGCGCGGCCGTGATCTCTTCGGCGCGCTCGTGCCGTGGGGCGAGCTCTGGCGCACCGGCGCCAACCGCGCCACCCACCTCACGACGGACCGGGATCTCGTCCTCGGCGGTCTCGCCGTCCCCGCGGGGCAGTACACCCTCTTCACGATCCCCGAGCCCGATGGCGGCGTGCTCATCGTCAACCGCGAGACCGGGCAGAACGGCAACTCGTACGACCCGAGCCGGGACCTCGGCCGCGTCCCGATGACGCGCTCCGAACGCGCCGAGTCCGTCGAGCCGTTCACGATAGAAGTTGCGGAGACGGCGGACGGCGGCGCGCTCCGGCTCGTCTGGGGCAACGACGCCTTTACGGTTCCGTTCTCCGTAGCGGAGTAG
- a CDS encoding GspE/PulE family protein has product MKDHAKHDPTSAEPNAGDGALVESSLGKIDASVVPFENLDEVQEGFSMLDLEDRVVISLLFNELIGTDHVEAAWYRARDQQKIAERGEPVKLWRALAEDATLDRAVIYKEAAKVFAFKETKVTKFSALACLRQARDLFPAPQWDRMRDLHLIPIAMADTGDGTARKGAKKGKGHRETQAPARRWVFVSHDPTNREIQQFLKTLALPYYDLQFAPEAFIDELISETTKMVRNEYLERVQETEGAFDLGVDIEHDGDDLLEEEELEAEINRSALINLFEAALFEAVRLGASDIHICPDEHGNISINFRIDGELTCWYVEEKAPPEAFLAVAKDRTRNVDRFERERGQDGYLQRTIDGLLIRFRVSILPITHSNQQARYESIVIRVLDDRKVIADLSVLGLPERELRLFEEAIRQPQGMVILTGPTGSGKSTTLYAALHQVRSATRNILTAEDPVEYVLPGVRQVKISHKLPVKEALRFILRHDPDIVMVGEMRDRDTAELGIQLANTGHLTFSTLHTNDAPSAVSRLYKMGLEPFLIAHSVTIVAAQRLIRTLCPSCKEVEEAPDRDTLERVGFTAEEIEAATLYRVGANPNCKTCKGNGYKGRRAIVEVMPMSKDLRRMIVTAEGNLDEDALRDQAVLEGMTPLTGAARALAAAGETSVEEMVRVVGVLR; this is encoded by the coding sequence ATGAAAGACCACGCCAAGCACGACCCAACCTCGGCCGAGCCCAACGCGGGCGACGGCGCGCTCGTCGAGAGCAGCCTCGGCAAGATCGACGCGTCCGTCGTTCCGTTCGAGAACCTCGACGAGGTCCAAGAAGGCTTCTCGATGCTCGACCTCGAGGACCGCGTCGTCATCTCGCTCCTCTTCAACGAACTGATCGGCACCGACCACGTCGAGGCCGCGTGGTACCGGGCGCGAGACCAGCAGAAAATCGCCGAGCGAGGCGAGCCGGTGAAGCTGTGGCGCGCCCTCGCCGAGGACGCGACGCTGGACCGCGCCGTCATCTACAAGGAGGCGGCGAAGGTCTTCGCCTTCAAGGAGACGAAGGTCACCAAGTTCAGCGCGCTCGCCTGCCTCCGGCAAGCCCGCGACCTCTTCCCCGCGCCGCAGTGGGACCGGATGCGCGACCTCCACCTCATCCCCATCGCGATGGCGGACACGGGGGACGGGACCGCTCGCAAAGGCGCTAAGAAAGGCAAAGGGCACCGCGAGACGCAGGCCCCGGCCCGCCGGTGGGTCTTCGTCTCGCACGACCCGACGAACCGCGAGATCCAGCAGTTCCTCAAAACGCTCGCCCTCCCCTACTACGACCTCCAGTTCGCCCCCGAGGCCTTCATCGACGAGCTCATCTCCGAGACCACGAAGATGGTGCGGAACGAGTACCTCGAGCGGGTGCAGGAGACCGAAGGCGCGTTCGACCTCGGCGTCGACATCGAGCACGACGGGGACGACCTCCTCGAGGAGGAGGAGCTCGAAGCGGAGATCAACCGGAGCGCGCTCATCAACCTCTTCGAGGCCGCGCTCTTCGAGGCCGTCCGGCTCGGCGCGTCCGACATCCACATCTGCCCCGACGAGCACGGCAACATCAGCATCAACTTCCGCATCGACGGCGAGCTGACGTGCTGGTACGTCGAGGAGAAGGCGCCGCCGGAGGCGTTCCTCGCCGTCGCCAAAGACCGGACGCGCAACGTGGACCGCTTCGAGCGCGAGCGCGGGCAGGACGGCTACCTCCAGCGGACCATCGACGGCCTGCTCATCCGCTTCCGCGTTTCCATCCTCCCCATCACCCACTCGAACCAGCAGGCGCGCTACGAGAGCATCGTCATCCGCGTGCTCGACGACCGCAAGGTCATCGCCGACCTCTCGGTGCTCGGCCTGCCGGAGCGCGAGCTGCGGCTGTTCGAAGAGGCGATCCGGCAGCCGCAGGGCATGGTGATCCTCACCGGCCCGACGGGCTCGGGGAAGTCCACGACGCTCTACGCCGCGCTCCACCAGGTCCGCTCGGCCACGCGCAACATCCTCACCGCCGAGGACCCGGTGGAGTACGTGCTGCCCGGCGTCCGCCAGGTCAAGATCAGCCACAAGCTGCCGGTGAAAGAGGCCCTCCGCTTCATCCTCCGCCACGACCCCGACATCGTGATGGTCGGCGAGATGCGCGACCGCGACACGGCCGAGCTCGGCATCCAGCTCGCGAATACGGGCCACCTCACGTTCTCCACGCTCCACACGAACGACGCGCCGAGCGCGGTCTCGCGCCTGTACAAAATGGGGCTGGAGCCGTTCCTCATCGCCCACTCCGTCACGATCGTCGCGGCGCAGCGGCTGATCCGCACGCTCTGCCCCTCGTGCAAGGAGGTCGAGGAGGCGCCGGATCGGGACACGCTCGAGCGCGTCGGCTTCACCGCCGAGGAGATCGAAGCGGCGACGTTGTACCGCGTCGGCGCGAACCCGAACTGCAAGACCTGCAAGGGCAACGGCTACAAAGGCCGCCGCGCGATTGTCGAGGTCATGCCGATGTCGAAGGACCTCCGGCGGATGATCGTCACGGCCGAGGGCAACCTCGACGAAGACGCCCTCCGCGATCAGGCCGTGCTCGAGGGGATGACGCCGCTCACCGGGGCCGCCCGCGCCCTCGCCGCGGCCGGCGAGACCAGCGTCGAGGAGATGGTGCGCGTCGTCGGCGTGCTGCGCTGA
- the recG gene encoding ATP-dependent DNA helicase RecG, translated as MSVLDNDIEELPGVGKRRAEPLRKAGVKTFRDLLRTYPRRYLDRSTVTPIRQLAAGSEAVTVVGFVKAKNLVPGRGGKKRFELLVQDESGGTLKCVWFRGANYIHRLFETEERVAFHGKAEQYGRTFSMAHPDFDKLDAESAALDTGRIIPLYPGGAALDKVGLTSRSFRRLIYGLIKEHGLEIPEVLPDWVRERYDLIPGNVALRAIHFPKDAGELGRARRRLKFEELFFLQLLLALTHQKRQDVAGPPFGPPGDYARRFVNDVLPFTLTGAQLRSIEDVANDTMTGRQMNRLIQGDVGSGKTVVAVAAMMQALDSGFQSAFMAPTEILAEQHFSNLQKYFEPLGVEVRLLIGGQRKLLREEILADLKEGRAAVAVGTHALIEDNVEFQNLGLAIVDEQHRFGVMQRARMFRKGPKPHMLLMTATPIPRSLAMTVYGDLDVSIMNERPAGRKPIDTRLYTEKRREEAYAFIKEQLRSGRQAYVVYPLVGESESETLADIKDAESGFEQLTELFRPYRVDLVHGQLFSYEKDEAMQRFKAGETDILVATTVIEVGVDVPNATVMVIEHAERFGLSQLHQLRGRVGRGADQSYCMLMADYKRSAESEERLKAMLDTDDGFKISEIDLKLRGAGDFFGTRQSGLPAFKIADIVKDADLLELAREAAFELAGRDAHLRQAEHTDTRRHFARTAPKSLGFARVG; from the coding sequence GTGAGCGTACTCGACAACGACATCGAAGAGCTCCCCGGCGTGGGGAAGCGTCGGGCCGAGCCGCTGCGGAAGGCGGGCGTGAAGACGTTCCGCGACCTCCTCCGCACCTACCCCCGCCGCTACCTCGACCGCTCGACGGTGACGCCGATCCGCCAGCTCGCGGCGGGCAGCGAGGCCGTCACCGTTGTCGGCTTCGTGAAGGCGAAGAACCTCGTGCCGGGGCGCGGCGGGAAGAAGCGGTTCGAGCTCCTCGTGCAGGACGAGAGCGGCGGCACGCTGAAGTGCGTGTGGTTCCGCGGCGCGAACTACATCCACCGCCTGTTCGAGACCGAGGAGCGCGTAGCCTTCCACGGCAAGGCCGAGCAGTACGGCCGCACGTTCTCGATGGCCCACCCCGACTTCGACAAGCTCGACGCCGAGAGCGCCGCGCTCGACACGGGCCGGATCATCCCGCTCTACCCCGGCGGCGCGGCGCTCGACAAAGTCGGCCTCACCAGCCGGTCGTTCCGGCGGCTGATCTACGGGCTCATCAAGGAGCACGGGCTCGAAATCCCCGAAGTGCTGCCCGATTGGGTGCGGGAGCGGTACGACCTCATCCCCGGCAATGTCGCCCTCCGTGCTATCCACTTCCCGAAAGACGCGGGCGAGCTCGGGCGGGCGCGGCGGCGGCTGAAGTTCGAAGAGCTGTTCTTCCTCCAGCTCCTGCTCGCGCTCACGCACCAGAAGCGGCAGGACGTGGCCGGCCCGCCGTTCGGCCCGCCCGGCGACTACGCCCGGCGCTTCGTGAACGACGTGCTCCCGTTTACGCTCACGGGCGCACAGCTCCGTTCCATCGAGGACGTGGCGAACGACACGATGACGGGGCGGCAGATGAACCGGCTCATCCAGGGCGACGTCGGCAGCGGCAAGACCGTCGTCGCCGTCGCGGCGATGATGCAGGCGCTCGACTCCGGCTTCCAGAGCGCGTTCATGGCGCCGACCGAGATCCTCGCCGAGCAGCATTTTTCCAACCTCCAGAAGTACTTCGAGCCGCTCGGCGTCGAGGTCCGGTTGCTGATCGGCGGGCAGCGGAAGCTGCTGCGCGAAGAGATTCTGGCGGATCTGAAAGAGGGTCGCGCTGCCGTCGCCGTCGGGACGCACGCGCTCATCGAGGACAACGTGGAGTTCCAGAACCTCGGCCTCGCGATCGTCGACGAGCAGCACCGGTTCGGGGTGATGCAGCGGGCGCGGATGTTCCGCAAAGGCCCGAAGCCGCACATGCTGCTGATGACCGCGACGCCGATCCCGCGCTCCCTCGCGATGACGGTCTACGGCGACCTCGACGTGTCGATTATGAACGAGCGGCCGGCCGGGCGGAAGCCCATCGACACGCGGCTCTACACCGAGAAGCGGCGCGAGGAGGCGTACGCATTCATCAAAGAGCAGCTCCGGTCCGGGCGGCAGGCGTACGTCGTCTACCCGCTCGTCGGGGAGTCCGAGAGCGAGACCCTGGCCGACATCAAAGACGCCGAGTCCGGCTTCGAGCAGCTCACTGAGCTGTTCCGCCCGTACCGCGTCGATCTCGTCCACGGCCAGCTCTTCTCGTACGAGAAAGACGAGGCGATGCAGCGGTTCAAGGCTGGCGAGACCGACATCCTCGTCGCCACGACCGTGATCGAAGTCGGCGTCGACGTGCCGAACGCGACGGTGATGGTGATCGAACACGCCGAGCGGTTCGGGCTGAGCCAGCTCCACCAGCTCCGGGGCCGCGTCGGCCGCGGCGCCGACCAGAGCTATTGCATGCTGATGGCCGACTACAAGCGCTCCGCCGAATCCGAGGAGCGGCTCAAAGCGATGCTCGACACCGACGACGGGTTCAAGATCTCCGAGATCGACTTGAAGCTTCGCGGCGCGGGCGACTTCTTCGGCACGCGGCAGTCCGGCCTCCCCGCCTTCAAAATCGCCGACATCGTCAAAGACGCCGACCTCCTCGAGCTCGCCCGCGAGGCCGCCTTCGAACTCGCCGGCCGCGATGCCCACCTCCGCCAGGCCGAGCACACCGACACGCGCCGGCACTTCGCCCGCACCGCGCCGAAGAGCCTCGGCTTCGCCCGCGTGGGGTAG
- the trxA gene encoding thioredoxin: MADNAKYVTVTDANFQDEVLNSDQPVLVDFWATWCGPCRTIAPTIEELAAEYEGKAKVAKLDVDNNPQVAMQFGIRSIPTLMFFKGGRVVDQAVGVLPKRAIAEKLDTLATETA, translated from the coding sequence ATGGCCGACAACGCCAAGTACGTCACCGTGACCGACGCCAACTTCCAGGACGAAGTCCTCAACAGCGACCAGCCCGTCCTCGTGGACTTCTGGGCGACGTGGTGCGGCCCTTGCCGCACGATCGCGCCGACGATCGAGGAACTCGCTGCCGAGTACGAAGGCAAAGCGAAAGTGGCTAAACTCGACGTGGACAACAACCCGCAGGTCGCCATGCAGTTCGGCATCCGCAGCATCCCCACGCTGATGTTCTTCAAGGGCGGCCGCGTCGTCGACCAGGCCGTCGGCGTCCTCCCGAAGCGCGCCATCGCTGAGAAGCTGGACACGCTGGCTACCGAAACGGCGTAG
- the trxB gene encoding thioredoxin-disulfide reductase → MTSPNGTSDLSAFDFDAAERRAVVIIGTGPAGLTAALYAARANLEPLVFQGLQPGGQLVTTTDVENYPGYPDGVLGPEMMADFEKQAARFGADLRHGSVTAVDFSERPFRLVVDEETPVLADTVIISTGASAKYLGLDNEKRLLGRGVSACATCDGAFFRDEHLAIVGGGDTAMEEALFLTRFAKKVTVVHRRDELRASQIMQERAFANDKIEFMWNTAVVDVLGENAVEGLRLKDTETDEERTLDVTGFFVAIGHQPNTALFEGWLDMDETGYIQTLPDSTYTNVEGVFACGDAQDHVYRQAITAAGTGCMAAIDAERWLAEQGEISGVRTETEYHAAAAEDSSDGEAVQAKL, encoded by the coding sequence ATGACCTCCCCGAACGGAACCTCCGACCTCTCCGCTTTCGACTTTGACGCTGCCGAGCGCCGCGCCGTCGTCATCATCGGTACCGGGCCGGCGGGGCTCACGGCGGCGCTCTACGCCGCCCGCGCGAACCTCGAACCGCTCGTGTTCCAGGGCCTCCAGCCCGGCGGCCAACTCGTCACCACGACCGACGTCGAGAACTACCCCGGCTATCCCGACGGCGTCCTGGGGCCGGAGATGATGGCGGACTTCGAGAAGCAGGCCGCCCGCTTCGGCGCCGACCTCCGCCACGGCTCCGTCACCGCCGTCGACTTCTCCGAGCGCCCGTTCCGCCTCGTCGTGGACGAGGAGACGCCGGTGCTCGCCGACACCGTCATCATTTCGACGGGTGCGAGCGCGAAGTACCTCGGGCTCGACAACGAGAAGCGCCTGCTCGGGCGCGGGGTCTCCGCCTGCGCGACGTGCGACGGCGCGTTCTTCCGCGACGAGCACCTCGCGATCGTCGGAGGCGGCGACACGGCGATGGAGGAGGCCCTCTTCCTCACGCGGTTCGCCAAGAAGGTCACCGTCGTCCACCGCCGCGACGAGCTTCGCGCCTCGCAGATCATGCAGGAGCGGGCCTTCGCGAACGACAAGATCGAGTTTATGTGGAACACCGCCGTCGTCGACGTGCTCGGCGAGAATGCGGTCGAGGGGCTCCGCCTGAAGGACACGGAGACGGACGAGGAGCGGACGCTCGACGTCACCGGCTTCTTCGTCGCGATTGGCCACCAGCCGAACACGGCCCTCTTCGAGGGCTGGCTTGACATGGACGAGACGGGCTACATCCAGACCCTCCCCGACTCGACGTATACGAACGTCGAGGGCGTCTTCGCCTGCGGCGATGCGCAGGACCACGTCTACCGGCAGGCCATCACCGCCGCCGGCACCGGCTGCATGGCCGCGATCGACGCCGAGCGCTGGCTCGCCGAGCAGGGCGAGATCTCCGGCGTCCGCACCGAGACCGAGTACCACGCCGCCGCCGCCGAGGACAGCAGCGACGGCGAGGCGGTGCAGGCGAAACTCTAG
- a CDS encoding inner membrane CreD family protein has product MLKRIIAIAFIFGCTSVAWFVLGGAVTVRTHEQDTSLRSAVGQLWGGRQVQRAPLVEQLVPYEETVQKVVDGQVTTETVERVRTEPHPLAASDLRVGLALEHRKKGLLWYPTYEADFAGRYAIHNSGDTAARYRIRYRFPEGAPVLDGFDFVVDGEPAGDAAMGDGGAMREVEVGPGETVGFRVAYRSQGVETWRYAFGEHTQQVRDFRLVLATDFDKIDFPAGTLAATEKVRRGDGWALTWRYTNLVADAGLGLALPEKLNPGPWVSRVTFFAPVSLFLFFFMLLLLSLMRGVRLHPMHYFFLGASFFAFHLLLAYLVDHLSVHIAVAICSVVSVGLVVSYMRLVTGARFALVEVGGAQLVYLVGFAYTFFLDGATGLMVTVLCIATLFGSMQLTGRLDWEQVFGRPEPQPLKSAAPATA; this is encoded by the coding sequence ATGCTCAAACGCATCATCGCTATCGCTTTCATCTTCGGCTGCACGTCGGTCGCGTGGTTCGTCCTCGGCGGCGCCGTCACCGTCCGCACCCACGAACAAGACACTTCGCTCCGCAGCGCCGTCGGCCAACTCTGGGGTGGGCGGCAGGTCCAGCGCGCACCCCTCGTCGAACAGCTCGTTCCGTACGAGGAGACCGTGCAAAAGGTGGTCGACGGGCAGGTCACGACGGAGACCGTCGAGCGCGTCCGCACCGAGCCGCACCCGCTCGCGGCGAGCGACCTCCGCGTCGGGCTCGCGCTCGAACACCGCAAGAAAGGGCTCCTGTGGTATCCGACGTACGAGGCCGATTTCGCCGGCCGCTACGCGATCCATAACTCCGGCGACACCGCCGCGCGCTACCGAATCCGCTACCGCTTCCCCGAAGGCGCGCCCGTCCTCGACGGGTTCGACTTCGTCGTTGACGGCGAGCCGGCGGGCGATGCGGCGATGGGCGACGGGGGGGCGATGCGGGAGGTGGAAGTCGGGCCGGGGGAGACGGTCGGGTTCCGCGTCGCGTACCGGTCGCAGGGCGTCGAGACGTGGCGCTACGCCTTCGGCGAGCACACGCAGCAGGTCCGCGACTTCCGGCTCGTGCTCGCGACCGACTTCGACAAGATCGACTTCCCGGCGGGCACGCTCGCCGCAACCGAGAAGGTGCGCCGCGGCGACGGGTGGGCGCTCACGTGGCGCTACACGAACCTCGTCGCCGACGCCGGGCTCGGCCTCGCCCTCCCCGAGAAGCTGAACCCCGGCCCGTGGGTGAGCCGGGTGACGTTCTTCGCGCCGGTCTCCCTCTTCCTGTTCTTCTTCATGCTCCTCCTGCTCAGCCTCATGCGCGGCGTCCGCCTTCACCCCATGCATTACTTCTTCCTCGGCGCGTCGTTCTTCGCGTTCCACCTCCTCCTCGCCTACCTCGTGGATCACCTCTCGGTGCACATCGCTGTGGCGATCTGTTCGGTCGTCTCGGTTGGGCTCGTCGTGTCGTACATGCGGCTCGTGACGGGGGCGCGGTTCGCGCTCGTCGAGGTCGGCGGGGCGCAACTCGTCTACCTCGTCGGGTTTGCGTACACGTTCTTCCTCGACGGCGCGACGGGGCTGATGGTGACGGTGCTCTGCATCGCGACGCTCTTCGGGTCGATGCAGCTCACGGGGCGGCTTGACTGGGAGCAGGTGTTCGGCCGGCCCGAGCCGCAGCCGCTGAAGTCAGCAGCCCCGGCGACGGCATGA
- a CDS encoding transcriptional regulator has protein sequence MAKITRAKRKAATTPAPQLDKLIHERMRLGIVSALAAGGRMAFTDLKSVLDTSDGNLSVHARKLEDAGYIACHKSFDDRTPRTEYELTAAGRTALEAYLDQMEAIIQTARR, from the coding sequence ATGGCAAAGATCACTCGGGCCAAACGGAAAGCGGCGACGACGCCCGCGCCCCAACTCGACAAGCTGATCCACGAGCGGATGCGGCTCGGGATCGTGAGCGCGCTCGCGGCGGGCGGGCGGATGGCGTTCACCGATCTCAAGTCCGTGCTCGACACGAGCGACGGCAACCTCAGCGTCCACGCCCGCAAGCTCGAAGACGCCGGCTACATCGCCTGCCACAAGTCGTTCGACGACCGCACGCCGCGGACGGAGTACGAGCTGACGGCGGCGGGGCGGACGGCGCTCGAGGCGTACCTCGACCAGATGGAAGCGATCATCCAGACAGCGCGGCGGTGA